Proteins from one Phocoena sinus isolate mPhoSin1 chromosome 8, mPhoSin1.pri, whole genome shotgun sequence genomic window:
- the SCN4B gene encoding sodium channel subunit beta-4 isoform X1, producing MPGAGHRGAARARWLGSGLLGLFLVPVSLSLEVSVGKATTIYAVNGTEILLPCTFTSCFGFQNLRFWWSYNSSDTFKILIDGVVKNEKSDPKVKLKDDDRITLEGSVKEKMNNISILLRNLEFSDTGKYTCHVKNPKENYLQHQATIFLQVVDKLEEVDNTVTLIILAVVGGVIGFLIFILLVKKFIAFIIKKTQEKKKECLVSSSGNDNTENGLPGSKAEEKAPKKV from the exons ATGCCCGGGGCTGGGCACCGAGGCGCAGCCCGGGCGAGATGGCTGGGCAGTGGGCTTTTGG GTCTCTTCCTGGTCCCTGTGTCCCTGTCGCTGGAGGTATCTGTGGGAAAGGCCACTACCATCTACGCTGTCAACGGCACGGAGATCCTGCTGCCCTGCACCTTCACCAGCTGCTTTGGCTTCCAGAACCTGCGCTTCTGGTGGTCCTACAACAGCAGTGATACATTCAAGATT CTCATAGATGGGGTCGTGAAGAATGAGAAGTCAGACCCCAAGGTGAAGTTGAAAGATGATGACCGCATCACTCTGGAGGGCtctgtgaaggagaaaatgaacaATATTTCCATTCTGCTGAGGAACCTGGAGTTCAGCGACACGGGCAAATACACCTGCCACGTGAAGAACCCCAAGGAGAATTACCTTCAGCACCAGGCCACCATCTTCCTCCAAGTTGTTGATAAAC TGGAAGAAGTGGACAACACAGTGACACTCATCATCCTGGCTGTTGTGGGCGGGGTCATTGGGTTCCTCATCTTCATCCTGCTGGTTAAGAAGTTCATCGCCTTCATTATCAAGAAGACTCAGGAGAAGAA gAAGGAGTGCCTCGTGAGTTCGTCAGGGAACGATAATACAGAGAATGGGTTACCTGGCTCCAAGGCAGAAGAGAAAGCACCAAAAAAAGTGTGA
- the SCN4B gene encoding sodium channel subunit beta-4 isoform X2, with protein sequence MNNISILLRNLEFSDTGKYTCHVKNPKENYLQHQATIFLQVVDKLEEVDNTVTLIILAVVGGVIGFLIFILLVKKFIAFIIKKTQEKKKECLVSSSGNDNTENGLPGSKAEEKAPKKV encoded by the exons atgaacaATATTTCCATTCTGCTGAGGAACCTGGAGTTCAGCGACACGGGCAAATACACCTGCCACGTGAAGAACCCCAAGGAGAATTACCTTCAGCACCAGGCCACCATCTTCCTCCAAGTTGTTGATAAAC TGGAAGAAGTGGACAACACAGTGACACTCATCATCCTGGCTGTTGTGGGCGGGGTCATTGGGTTCCTCATCTTCATCCTGCTGGTTAAGAAGTTCATCGCCTTCATTATCAAGAAGACTCAGGAGAAGAA gAAGGAGTGCCTCGTGAGTTCGTCAGGGAACGATAATACAGAGAATGGGTTACCTGGCTCCAAGGCAGAAGAGAAAGCACCAAAAAAAGTGTGA